In a genomic window of Erigeron canadensis isolate Cc75 chromosome 5, C_canadensis_v1, whole genome shotgun sequence:
- the LOC122601391 gene encoding serine carboxypeptidase 1-like, with protein MKVSKILMRAAGSLRLVSRFLDVRFNLSVGDKTVGLNVFCILSNADIQANRLFKLLNSKRSKSSPVPNAWSVSDETTHQYSPVYIAQQDGLAQLDKINALPGQPAGVNLNQYSGYVTVNQNAGRAVFYYFVESPTDSSTKPLVLWLNGGIFSFDRIFIFHH; from the exons ATGAAAGTGTCAAAGATACTTATGAGAGCTGCAGGCTCATTAAGATTAGTAAGTCGTTTCTTGGATGTCCGTTTCAATCTATCAGTCGGAGATAAAACAGTTGGACTTAACGTTTTCTGCAT TTTAAGCAATGCCGATATCCAGGCAAACAGACTTTTTAAGTTGCTAAATTCAAAAAGATCTAAAAGCTCACCTGTTCCTAATGCATGGTCCGTTTCAGATGAAACTACTCATCAGTATTCCCCTGTTTACATTGCACAACAAGATGGTTTAGCACAGCTTGACAAGATTAATGCCTTGCCGGGCCAGCCTGCAGGCGTTAATTTGAATCAGTACTCAGGATATGTGACGGTTAATCAAAATGCAGGGAGGGCTGTTTTCTATTATTTTGTCGAGTCTCCCACTGATTCTTCCACTAAACCATTGGTTTTGTGGCTAAATGGAGGTATATTTTCATTTGATcgaattttcattttccatcACTAA